The following DNA comes from Miscanthus floridulus cultivar M001 chromosome 5, ASM1932011v1, whole genome shotgun sequence.
ATGTAAACCTACATGGTAAGTCCCAATGCATGTAGTATAAATGTATAGTAATAGTTACATAGGGGGGCCCGTTACATAGTTCTACCTGTGATGTAACTGGGTTGAATTTTTTGAGGAAAAAAAAACCCGTTGTGCTCACCTTATGTTATTTTCCCCAATTCAGTTCATTTCTCTGCTATGCATGATCTGAATGTGTGTGAAACCATTCTTTTCAGAGACCAGTGCTTCATGAATGTTCATCTATATCTATATGCAAACATCTTACCTTCTAAATGATGTTATCATTCCCTTATCATAAGCTTTTGATGTTCATGTATTTCAGGAAGAGCGGCACCAGAAGCGACTTAAAGAGGTAACTTTCTTTGGTTCGTGTTAATTTGACTATATTGCAATAAAATGGGTTTGAAGTGCATATATGTATTATGTTAGTTTATATGGCCCTTTAAATTCAAAGATCATTGAAATTTGGTTGGATAACGTTTGAAACCAGTCTAGGATACAGTACTTGGGAGTATTTAGTCAAATAATATACATCTGGAATGGCTGAACCATCACTACAGAAAGCATAAAGCAGCCTTTCATCTTAGTTTAGCACTCAGGTTCCTAAATATGAGAAGACTTTGTCTTCAACAAGAACATACGTAAGGACCATAAACATGGTTAACAGACACTGTTCATGCTTAAAATAAGCAGCTTCCAATGATTTATCGAATCTGGAAGTTTGGTATCCTTTGCCTATTTGACACTGCAATGAGCTAACGTGCCTAAGGCTCCTTTGTAGCCGGCCAAAGTGGTCTGGCAAATAGATAACATTTGATGTTGATAGCTTGCAATTGCATTGCAGCAACACATGACAAgtgtgagattgtccttttcatCTTTTACTTTCTCTTGGGGCCATTTGCTTCTCAAGACGGTGAACTGCATACACCTGTGTTTTAAAAATGGCTTGAGCCTGCAATCGTGAAAGTACTTCTCTGTTGCAGCCCCATTTGTCAAGTTAAAGCCGAATGCAATTAAATATCGTGTAGTTTTGTCACTATCAATAGGAGTTGGGACGATGACGTTTTCTCACACCGTTTAGGCACATGGTCAAATATGGAACTATGAAAGAAGCATATCACAACGATCCACCTCCATTTGGATTTTTTTCGGGAGGGGATCCCATCCTTTTTTTACCATCCACTTATAATTAGTTAAATGATTAATGATGGTTAGTATATATATTGTAATAGTTAGTATTTATTATCATGAAATTATGATTGGCAAGTGTTGTGCTGATTAGTGTACAACTAGTGGGTCAGTCAGAGGATTATTAGTGATAATTAATATGTTTATTGTTAACTAGTAATTATTGTGACAGTGTTAACATTAAAAATATTTGTAAGTGTAAGGTTAAATATTTGCATATCAGATTTATAAGACATATGATTTAGTTAACTATTCTCAATTCTATTCACCTTCACTCCTACCAAAAAAATTGACTACCATACCAACTCAACTAAACATACAACTTGGATGATCATATCCCCAGAAACATAAATAGAATGATTCCATCCAACCTTGCCTTCTAACTAAGCACACTCTTTTATGGCTCTTCAGTTTGGCTTTGGATTTACTGACTTGAGCAATGTTCATTCGCTTTTCTTGGGGAAGCTGttttatatgtttctctaaagaaTACATTTGGTTGATGCAGCTCTTGGAACGAGTGACGCCCGTCATTCTGAGGAAAAAACCATCACGAGATCTTAGAAGAACGAACTCAATGCAGTGGTAGATTTGAGCCAAGCTCAGTCGCCGTCTCCTTACAGTTATAACATAGAATTTGCCCCTGTATGTCATTTTTCTATTTATATGCGCCAACTTAGTTGTAGTACCTTAGCTGAAATAGCATGGACAATTAGCCGACACAAAGCTTAAATGAAATCATATTATGTAGGAGTGCTGATGAGTCATGGCCAAGAAAGGTGGTTGTTCCTGTCTGGTCGTGTTTCATTCTTCCTGGATTATTTTCTAGATTTTCTTGTCAACCTAGCAGGTAGGTTTAGCAAGGAAGTGGACAGTCTTACTCCAATAAGCAGGCTTCCTTGAAATCAAACTGAAACATCATAATGCTACGTAGTGTCCAGGGTCGCCTACCTACCTGTTTGTAGGCCACCTTATCACAATTGAAATCTGTTTTTTTTACTTATCTTAGATAAAATTGAGCAAGCTTACTAAGCTAATTGAAACATGTTAAAAAAAAGTAAATTGAAACATCCTAATGCTACGGAGCTTCCAGGGGTGTGTACTTTGTGTAGGGCAGCATATCACAGTTCATTTCTGTTTTTTCTCTGATAAAACTTGGCGCTTCTCTTCCGAAATTTGAAGTTTGTTGGTGCATGAATGATCAAAATACTCAATATAAAGTGTGAAGTTGTGATTTGATGACTGCTGATACTCCTTTAATAAAAGATAGCAATGATTGGTGGTACTGATACTGTACAACCCAGTACCCCTTCTACAGCCCTTTTGGcatggctcatccaaaacggcttcaccggtgaaggcAGAAAAACTGGTTTTTTCCGACTTCtaattcattttaaccccggcttacaaaacgacTTCACACTATAGTGCCTCagtttgcgcaaaatagatgaagccgaagccggcataagccgtgccaaagaggctctacgtttgttggtttcagctagggcttatcagccaaccaacagtgtttttctctcgcaacaaatcagcaccagccgagcttatcagcccacaaaaccaaccagcgaacaggctgattgaatTCAATTCAATTCAATTTGCTGGATGAAATCTGAAATAATCACGTTTTTCAATAACCATAATGGCCGATGAGCATGAGTTCGCATGCTACTGGGTACTGGAGAGTTAAGTCCTGTAAACATCGCGTTCTAACAGAAATGAAAAAACACAACACATACAAATATAGCTCAGATGAAGGGGATATTGATCTTATAGCTGCCTAGCATCAGCAATGAAGATACTTCCAGATTCGCACCACCATGCTATCATATCATTGTTGGCACACTGCAGCGATTTGAAAACAACAAAGGTTGTCAAAAACATATAATGTCCCTTGCCGCAAGAATCATCTGACTGCATTTGTATTCAGGTAGTTGTGCATTTTTATGCACACATTTGCTGACAAGCCTATATTCTGTATTTATATTATGTTTGGGCTTTAAAAATGGGGCCTGGAGATGGGAATACCTTTGAAAATCCCAACCAGTTGGAATCCCCTCAAAATGAGAATGCTCGCTCACCTTGTTTCCAATGTCCACAGGTAATCTGCAGTATGTATGTCACTGAGCCTATATTAGAATTCAACATAAATGACACTATCACGATGGAGGTTTTGCAATACAATTAGGCATCCCAATTTCAATCTCACACAGTATGACAGAGTAACAGACTGCTAATAGCTGAAGCTGTATGTGATCAAGGTCCACAGAATACAAATCAAATGTATACCTCATAATCAACACCTTGGACGTAGATAAAAGATTGGTCAACTGATGAGAACGAAAGGCCTGTAATCTGCACAGGAGAGCAAATAGACTTGCTGAAAACTTCTTCGTGTGATTTTCTGCATGAACATCTTGTTCCTATTTATGCACTTCAAGATTCTTCCAGCAATAAATTACAACATTACATATACATCAAGTAAAATCAGAAGGAATTAAATCAAACCTCATACTTGGAGCAGCCCACCCATCTTGACAGAGCAGACCACCTACATACAAAAATGGACACCAAACTGATCAATCAAACCGGACTGATTCAGACAACTAGACAAAAGCTCTATTGCAGCCTTGGCCAGAAGCTCTATTGCAGTCTTTCTGTCCATTCTCAATGGGGGATGCGTACAACGCATTTCTGGATCAGTTGGAGACATTATATACTCCACATGTAGTTCGCCCTCAGGACTGGTTGGTAGTGGCGGAACTGATCGTGCTGTCACCATCTATGATCCTCGCAGGTTGTTTCGATTGCTTTCGTTGAATTTTTAAGGAATTGATGAGCAACTGCATATAATCACTCTGTCTGCATTTGTCATCCCAGTATCTTTTGTCCATTTTCCTTATTGTACCTGATACAGATGCTCAGCTGCAACTATTTACCATGAGGAAAGACAACAGAAAAAGCAAATTTAACAAAGGCTGAGCTAGAGTCTAACCTGAGAACCTCCCGCAATTGCCAAGAGAGAACTACTTCCATTCACTTGTGGCGAGCATTGAACAAAGCTAAATGAAGATGGATACCATAACCTGCAATTTAAGTTTTACCCGCTAAATCATGCAAATTACAGGCTATAATTGTGAGATTATGGATGCTACTAGAGGACCCATGGGTCTACGTGTTGAATTCACAGCAGCCTCTGAATATAAAGTTTGGGCATGCAAAGATCATATAAGAGAGTTAACAATTGAGTAAGCTAGAGTCATTTTGGGTAGGCTGTAGCCTGTAGTGTAGGCACTAGCTGTAGCCAACAATGTAATGGGTTAGCATTTATTTTATCTGAAGGGTGTCATTTATCAGCAGAATCTGACATAGAAAAAAAGGCAGTTGGACGAGTTGGCACAATGCCAGAATTCTTGCATGAGTAAACTTACGTGCGTAAACTGCGAACATGAATGTCTTGATCATAGATATCAATGGTCTTGCACAACTCACGAGCAACAGCTACCTGAAAAGATCAATAGCATGGATTTTATGTACTCAGTGAACATGCTGGTTCTTATGCTAAACCATACAAAGGTCACTAGAAAACGTATCACAAGTTTTTACAAACTACAAGTCAACAAGGGAAATTGAAGTAAATATGTAATAAAAAATACAAATATACCATGGATTGCTGTATCGGGCTAAAGCATATCCCAGCCCAACTGCCTTCCCCAACACCACAATCACGAGGTGGTACTGAATAGGACGTCCTGTCGATGTCTGAGCAAGTTTAGTACTGGTATGCTGTACCTTCCTTCAAAATCGAAACTAGCACGTACTTGTTTGAAAGAAAAAATCATATTACCATTCGAGAATGTGATCAACTTTGTGATAAATTACTAGGTTTGACTTCCAAACGATGGTAAAAACATACATTGAAACTTATTTGTCAACATTGAAACTAGGTTTGATTAGAGCATATGGTATCTACCATGACCAAAAATGGAAAAAAGAGGCTAAAACAGCGGATCCATTACTACACAACAAGCTCTCTTATTGGCAGAAGCAAAAACATAATCAATGGTTTACATATTTTTCATATTTATTCACACCATGTTTAAGACAAGATAGTGAAGTTACCATCAGCCACGATGTCCAAACAAGATACAATAAGGTGACCATATGAGTCAACCGTTCCAAGAATCAAACAGTCATCTGGAATGCCACAAAACACAAAAGGATTGAAACCAGCTAAATAGCCAAAAATCCTTTTGAAGATCCAACAAACCACATCATCAGAAAACTTTAGATATGGTAGGCAATGCTTGCTAGAAAAAAATGAAGCAAACGCTGATCTAATATCATTTCCTCTAGCTATAATATAATGTATgtatggcatgctactcatgcaGGCTCTCTAATATCAATAATAGTTTCAGCTGGTAAAGGTGGATAAGAACTCAAAAGCAGTACAATAAGATGTCGATGCATTCAGCATAGATTTTGGTGGCTACTTGGACGCATATTGTAACATTTCCCAAAGGACTATTGCAACTACCGTATTTTATAATTTTAATTTGAGAAATAAGATTCTGCACCATGTTATCATTAAATGCTGAAGACTGCACCTTCGCCCTCTGCGAGAGCTACACTCTGGATCTCAGAACGATGTGGGCAGCGATCCACAACCGACGAACTTATGACCTTCCATAGAGAATTGTTTTTTCAATAAGCGTAACTGAAAGACAGAGGGAGAGAAACAGAACACCTGAGAATGATGGAATCATATCTGTGCATTATCAGGAATCAAAAGGCTCTCCTTTCCTTTGGACAGCATCGCACCATCAAGGCTTATCTTTCATATCCAAGGAAAGAGAATGAAAAATCAACTTCACAAAAATGTCACTGTAAAAACAGTGAAATGGGCTACACATTCTCGTTCTGCTACTAACATACCTCACTCAGACCCTCA
Coding sequences within:
- the LOC136455371 gene encoding uncharacterized protein, with protein sequence MAMAAAATDLSFCLDLRKIDEVESRISRAKRPLISLVQLGNSDLGEGDGRSGKRGTARTRGFRCGLREKKKHAVDGAGAAEPAEGVRPDDPALRPDARQPPAHPPRRPCQRCRLLVLCLPRLWPPRLQDRDDCLILGTVDSYGHLIVSCLDIVADDIDRTSYSVPPRDCGVGEGSWAGICFSPIQQSMVAVARELCKTIDIYDQDIHVRSLRTLWYPSSFSFVQCSPQVNGSSSLLAIAGGSQLSICIRYNKENGQKILG